From Elusimicrobiota bacterium, one genomic window encodes:
- a CDS encoding clostripain-related cysteine peptidase, with protein MKRIYLLAVLCLPSFSAKAGDFNLDGLNAAAVRAAAGTPVATPRVSGPKDWTVMFYSTTKDKLRYTLMWQLLEMKKTGSTDRVNVVVEASIPVKYADGSVSTSTFRMALGNAGNAAELDKLIENMFNESDGPINAAILAPFAPDMVKTENNTDSGDWHRVADFTKWAKTNYPAKRYVFAIYGHGNGIFDQKKGPQKGTLIDTDTQNYVTLPELRLLMAETGRVDAFVMTSCIMQMAEVAWQIKDYTDVVVGSSELMSAVGYDLKGMLDTLNAEPAITSERLGATLADGYIARIKAFKIPGGHASVILTSKFPAFAGKLNAWVDAELAIKDRAAVTAAGKQVARFDIFGITTATTAVIARTFSISGDLYDFVDIMNAGQSQDTPEQSLARQKGRELMDFISGELIYKYSYTGVSNTGFDYSRAHGLAIHIPPIRVAAASGLFSDFEKNMETIYWDLPFARETRWGEFLSWIYNRKP; from the coding sequence TTGAAAAGAATATACCTCTTGGCTGTGCTGTGCCTTCCCTCTTTTTCCGCAAAAGCCGGCGATTTTAACCTTGACGGCCTGAACGCCGCTGCCGTTCGCGCGGCCGCCGGCACGCCCGTCGCAACGCCGCGGGTCTCCGGTCCGAAGGATTGGACCGTGATGTTCTATTCCACCACCAAAGACAAGCTCCGTTATACGCTTATGTGGCAGCTGCTTGAAATGAAGAAGACCGGCTCCACGGACCGGGTGAACGTGGTGGTTGAGGCCTCCATCCCGGTTAAATATGCGGACGGCTCGGTTTCCACTTCGACTTTCAGGATGGCTCTGGGTAACGCCGGCAATGCCGCTGAATTGGATAAGCTGATAGAGAATATGTTTAATGAGAGCGACGGGCCCATCAACGCCGCTATACTCGCGCCTTTCGCGCCCGATATGGTCAAAACTGAAAACAATACGGACTCCGGCGACTGGCACCGCGTGGCGGATTTCACCAAATGGGCCAAGACCAATTATCCGGCCAAAAGGTACGTTTTTGCAATTTATGGGCATGGCAACGGCATTTTCGACCAAAAAAAAGGCCCCCAGAAGGGAACGCTGATAGACACGGATACACAAAACTATGTTACACTGCCCGAGTTGCGCCTGCTTATGGCGGAGACCGGCAGGGTGGATGCGTTCGTTATGACGTCCTGCATTATGCAGATGGCCGAAGTGGCCTGGCAGATCAAGGATTATACCGATGTGGTCGTGGGGTCCAGCGAGCTTATGTCGGCGGTGGGCTATGATCTGAAAGGCATGCTGGACACCCTGAACGCGGAGCCGGCTATCACAAGCGAGCGGCTGGGCGCGACACTTGCCGACGGGTATATCGCCAGAATTAAGGCTTTCAAGATCCCCGGCGGGCACGCATCAGTAATACTTACTTCCAAGTTCCCGGCTTTTGCCGGGAAACTTAACGCCTGGGTGGACGCGGAACTGGCGATTAAGGACCGGGCCGCCGTAACCGCGGCCGGTAAGCAGGTGGCCCGCTTCGACATATTCGGGATAACCACCGCCACCACCGCCGTTATAGCGCGCACGTTCTCCATATCGGGCGATCTCTATGATTTCGTCGACATTATGAACGCAGGCCAGTCGCAGGACACGCCGGAACAGTCGCTTGCCAGGCAGAAAGGCCGCGAGCTGATGGACTTCATATCAGGGGAGCTTATTTACAAGTATTCATATACCGGCGTATCCAACACCGGTTTCGACTATAGCCGGGCGCATGGCCTTGCTATCCATATTCCGCCCATAAGGGTGGCGGCGGCCTCGGGTCTTTTCTCGGATTTTGAGAAAAATATGGAGACGATCTACTGGGACCTGCCTTTCGCGCGCGAAACCCGATGGGGAGAGTTCCTAAGCTGGATTTATAACCGGAAGCCATAA
- the pyrE gene encoding orotate phosphoribosyltransferase yields the protein MRSFERDLRAYFEACGALLEGHFILSSGLHSPNYAQCALALKNPAKAAEMAAELKTRWHGQKPDLILSPAMGGLIIGHETARVFGVDFLFTERENGAMTLRRGFSLKKGAKVIIVEDVFTTGKSTREAAAVAAGCGAEVIGAMSVIDRMGDTGKLEFLSVSLLKLDLTLYKPETCPLCARKLPLVKPGSRKF from the coding sequence GTGAGGAGTTTTGAGCGGGATTTAAGGGCGTATTTTGAAGCCTGCGGAGCCTTGCTTGAGGGGCATTTTATTTTGTCCTCCGGGCTGCACAGCCCGAACTACGCGCAATGCGCGCTGGCGCTGAAAAACCCGGCCAAAGCCGCTGAAATGGCGGCGGAGCTTAAGACGCGATGGCACGGGCAAAAACCGGATTTAATTCTTTCGCCGGCCATGGGCGGGTTGATAATCGGGCATGAAACAGCAAGGGTCTTCGGCGTGGATTTTCTTTTTACCGAGCGGGAAAATGGCGCAATGACGCTCAGACGCGGCTTCAGTCTTAAAAAAGGCGCCAAAGTAATTATTGTTGAAGATGTTTTTACCACCGGCAAATCCACGCGCGAAGCCGCGGCGGTGGCCGCCGGCTGCGGTGCCGAAGTTATAGGGGCGATGTCGGTGATAGACAGAATGGGCGACACCGGGAAACTGGAATTCCTGTCCGTAAGCCTGCTTAAACTGGACTTGACGCTTTACAAGCCGGAAACCTGCCCGCTTTGCGCCCGAAAATTACCGCTGGTAAAACCCGGGTCACGCAAATTCTAG
- a CDS encoding cytochrome c biogenesis protein CcdA: MGHLITAFGAGVMSFFSPCVLPLLPGYLSMLSGFSASELIKGDPKVLTRKVVISAAFFVLGFTVIFSIMGAAASALGDLLASHKEALAKVFGVVMALLGVHMTGLFNLNFLNYEKRFSLRGLAGGPAGAFLMGFAFALGWSPCIGPILAFILSLAAVSGTAAKGVTLLLVYSAGMAVPFLAAAFLTARFFAFIGRFKNALRYVEIASGLILIAAGALLFFDRLMWMD; encoded by the coding sequence ATGGGACATTTGATTACGGCTTTCGGAGCGGGGGTGATGTCGTTTTTTTCTCCCTGCGTTTTACCGCTTTTGCCGGGCTACCTGTCCATGCTCTCCGGCTTTTCGGCGAGCGAACTTATAAAAGGCGACCCGAAAGTGCTTACGCGCAAAGTGGTGATTTCGGCCGCTTTTTTTGTGTTGGGTTTTACCGTGATTTTTTCAATAATGGGCGCGGCCGCTTCGGCTCTTGGCGATCTGCTGGCTTCCCATAAAGAAGCCCTGGCAAAGGTATTCGGGGTAGTGATGGCTCTTTTGGGCGTGCATATGACCGGCTTGTTTAATCTTAATTTTCTTAACTATGAAAAACGCTTCTCACTGCGTGGGCTTGCCGGCGGGCCGGCGGGGGCTTTTTTAATGGGATTCGCCTTCGCTTTGGGCTGGTCGCCCTGTATAGGGCCGATACTCGCTTTCATACTGAGTCTGGCCGCCGTTTCCGGCACAGCCGCAAAAGGCGTGACGCTGCTTCTGGTTTACTCGGCGGGCATGGCCGTGCCTTTTCTGGCGGCCGCATTTTTAACCGCAAGGTTCTTTGCCTTCATAGGGCGTTTTAAAAACGCTCTTCGTTATGTGGAAATAGCATCCGGCTTGATACTTATCGCGGCCGGCGCCTTGCTTTTTTTCGACCGCCTGATGTGGATGGACTGA
- the pyrF gene encoding orotidine-5'-phosphate decarboxylase, protein MTKKTGLIAALDAPDLKKAEELLKQLSGLVDFYKVGSGLFTAAGPAAVELALKYGKRVFLDLKFHDIPNTVAAAVKSAATLGVYSVSLHLSGGAEMLKACAALEKKPKLWGITVLTSLDEHELFRTGFRCGVLKTARGLADLGEENGVDGVVCSPLEAAEIKKMHGEKITVITPGVRLENAGDDQKRTLTPKEAAGAGADFIVVGRPIINAKDPAAAAMAFLEALR, encoded by the coding sequence ATGACAAAAAAAACCGGCCTGATAGCGGCTTTGGACGCGCCGGACCTGAAAAAAGCGGAGGAACTGCTTAAACAGTTGAGCGGCCTGGTTGATTTTTACAAGGTGGGTTCAGGGCTTTTTACCGCCGCGGGCCCCGCCGCTGTCGAGCTGGCGCTCAAGTACGGCAAAAGAGTTTTTTTGGACCTGAAATTCCACGATATCCCCAATACCGTCGCCGCAGCCGTAAAAAGCGCGGCAACGCTTGGCGTTTATTCCGTTTCCCTGCACCTCTCTGGCGGGGCGGAAATGCTGAAGGCCTGCGCGGCGCTCGAGAAAAAGCCGAAATTGTGGGGAATAACGGTGCTGACCAGCCTTGACGAGCACGAGCTTTTCAGGACGGGATTCCGTTGCGGCGTACTGAAAACAGCGCGCGGCCTGGCGGACCTTGGAGAGGAGAACGGGGTGGACGGAGTGGTATGTTCGCCCCTTGAAGCCGCGGAAATTAAAAAAATGCACGGCGAAAAGATAACCGTCATCACTCCGGGCGTGCGCCTTGAAAACGCCGGCGACGACCAGAAAAGAACGCTTACCCCGAAAGAAGCGGCCGGGGCCGGAGCGGATTTTATCGTTGTGGGAAGGCCGATAATCAACGCGAAAGACCCGGCTGCCGCGGCCATGGCTTTCCTTGAGGCTTTAAGGTGA
- a CDS encoding quinone-dependent dihydroorotate dehydrogenase has product MGFLYRKLVRRLLFGMNPELAHNTAIRTASVLQGFKLANLITELLSKAKQFPVAAAGLKFKNPIGLAAGFDKDCEVPKFISRLGFGFLELGTVTLRPQNGNPKPRLFRISEKKALINRMGFNNVGAYQAARSLERLLPLDIPIGINIGKNADCSLALAPKNYLEALKILYPYGDYFAVNISSPNTLQLRELHQKEKLERLLDPLLEFASGQKTKKPFFIKISPDLEAAELESVVSTAVARGFGLIAANTTIKREGLPLRWQSREGGLSGKPLKALADETLKKTAILAAGRVPIIGVGGVFDGRSAVEKLRLGADLVQIYSGLVYEGPFLVKEILEYMDKTGYRGAA; this is encoded by the coding sequence ATGGGATTCTTATACAGAAAACTCGTCAGGCGCCTGCTGTTCGGTATGAATCCGGAGCTCGCCCACAACACCGCCATCAGAACCGCCAGTGTGCTTCAAGGTTTTAAACTGGCGAATTTAATAACGGAACTGCTCTCCAAGGCCAAACAATTCCCGGTGGCCGCCGCCGGCCTGAAATTTAAAAATCCTATAGGCCTCGCGGCCGGATTTGACAAAGACTGCGAGGTTCCGAAATTTATTTCACGTCTTGGGTTCGGCTTTCTTGAACTGGGTACCGTGACGCTGCGCCCCCAGAACGGAAACCCCAAGCCGCGTCTTTTCAGGATAAGCGAAAAAAAAGCGCTCATCAACCGCATGGGTTTTAACAATGTGGGCGCCTACCAGGCCGCGCGCTCGCTTGAGCGCCTTCTGCCGCTGGATATCCCTATCGGCATAAACATCGGCAAGAATGCGGACTGTTCGCTTGCTCTCGCGCCGAAAAATTATCTGGAGGCGCTTAAAATACTTTACCCGTACGGCGATTATTTCGCCGTTAATATCAGCTCTCCGAACACCCTGCAGCTGCGCGAGCTTCATCAGAAAGAGAAACTGGAGCGCCTGCTTGACCCGCTGCTTGAATTCGCATCAGGGCAAAAAACAAAAAAACCGTTTTTTATAAAGATCTCGCCCGACCTTGAAGCCGCGGAACTTGAAAGCGTTGTTTCCACCGCCGTGGCGCGCGGCTTCGGGCTTATAGCCGCGAACACCACCATAAAACGCGAAGGCCTGCCTCTGCGCTGGCAAAGCCGCGAGGGCGGCTTAAGCGGGAAACCGCTTAAAGCGCTTGCCGACGAAACGCTTAAAAAAACGGCCATACTCGCCGCCGGGCGGGTTCCCATTATAGGCGTGGGCGGAGTTTTCGACGGGCGCTCCGCCGTGGAAAAGCTCAGACTTGGCGCGGATCTGGTGCAGATTTATTCCGGGCTTGTTTATGAGGGCCCGTTTCTGGTGAAAGAAATTCTTGAATATATGGATAAAACCGGTTACAGGGGAGCGGCATGA
- a CDS encoding diguanylate cyclase, producing MDNWQEEVNFAITVCDLEGKILSMNKKSGETFQKKGGASLVGANALDCHPEPARAKLNAMLKTPCTNAYTIEKNGVKKLIYQTPWFKDGKPRGLVELSLELPEKLPHFFRKQDEESHKP from the coding sequence ATGGACAACTGGCAGGAAGAGGTTAATTTCGCTATTACGGTTTGTGACCTGGAGGGAAAAATACTCTCCATGAATAAAAAATCCGGGGAAACTTTTCAGAAAAAGGGAGGGGCATCCCTTGTGGGTGCCAATGCGCTTGACTGCCATCCCGAACCGGCCAGGGCAAAGCTTAACGCCATGCTGAAAACGCCCTGCACGAACGCCTATACCATAGAAAAGAACGGGGTTAAAAAGCTGATCTACCAGACACCGTGGTTTAAGGACGGCAAACCCCGCGGCCTGGTGGAGCTTTCTCTTGAGCTTCCGGAAAAACTTCCCCATTTCTTCAGAAAACAGGATGAAGAAAGCCATAAGCCGTAG
- a CDS encoding dihydroorotase: MPSLLIKNGLLIDPASKTEHKGDLLIKNGRIAAIGKRIAPPRTGIEIYDAAGLWVFPGFIDMHVHAREPGDEDAETLLTAARAAAAGGITSVLLMPNTKPPMDSPALLRKFIIKARRQCPVNMFFSAAATAGRSGKKLSRLKKLKTAGAVAFTDDGSTLAGPALLMSALETAKKLKIPLLDHPEDFNLTGIGVVDESASARLKLPAIAREAEIFAVLRDIFAAGSAGPIHLQHLSCAGSVAAARAAKKLGLPVTAETCPHYFSLTSGDIKRPDADFKMKPPLRRGADRLAVIRGLADGTIDVIASDHAPHPAAEKARGFLKAPFGIIGLETMVPLALTELVGKGRVTRLRLAELLSFNPARILGLKTKGALKKGFDADLTIIDPRAIYSVPEKFFSKSANSPFIGRRLKGRAEACIVAGKLVFSGGRVLK; encoded by the coding sequence ATGCCAAGCCTGCTGATAAAAAACGGCCTTCTCATTGACCCCGCCTCCAAAACCGAGCATAAGGGCGACCTGTTGATAAAAAACGGCCGCATCGCCGCAATTGGAAAACGCATTGCACCCCCCCGGACAGGAATTGAAATTTACGACGCCGCCGGCTTGTGGGTTTTTCCCGGATTCATAGACATGCATGTTCATGCGCGCGAGCCGGGGGATGAAGACGCGGAAACGCTGCTCACGGCCGCGCGCGCGGCCGCCGCGGGCGGCATAACCTCCGTTCTTTTAATGCCGAACACAAAGCCGCCCATGGACAGCCCGGCTTTGCTGAGAAAGTTTATCATTAAAGCGCGCCGTCAGTGCCCGGTGAACATGTTTTTCTCCGCCGCCGCCACCGCCGGCCGCTCGGGTAAAAAACTTTCCCGGTTAAAAAAGCTTAAAACCGCCGGCGCCGTCGCTTTTACCGACGACGGCTCAACGCTTGCCGGTCCCGCCCTGCTGATGTCTGCTCTTGAGACCGCCAAAAAACTTAAAATACCGCTGCTTGACCATCCGGAGGATTTTAACCTGACCGGAATTGGAGTGGTTGACGAATCCGCGTCCGCGCGGCTTAAACTTCCGGCGATAGCGAGGGAAGCGGAAATATTCGCCGTTTTGCGCGATATTTTTGCAGCGGGCTCGGCCGGGCCGATACATTTACAGCACCTCAGCTGCGCAGGCAGCGTGGCGGCCGCGCGCGCGGCTAAAAAACTCGGTCTGCCCGTAACCGCTGAAACCTGCCCGCACTATTTTTCGCTGACATCCGGCGATATAAAGCGGCCCGACGCCGATTTTAAAATGAAACCTCCCTTAAGGAGGGGAGCCGACCGGCTGGCCGTAATACGGGGACTTGCCGACGGAACTATCGACGTCATCGCCTCCGATCACGCGCCTCACCCGGCTGCGGAAAAAGCGCGGGGTTTTCTTAAAGCCCCTTTCGGAATTATCGGGCTTGAAACCATGGTTCCCCTCGCCCTGACGGAGCTAGTGGGCAAGGGCCGCGTGACCAGGCTGCGCCTGGCGGAGCTTTTAAGTTTCAATCCCGCGCGTATACTCGGTCTTAAAACAAAGGGCGCCCTTAAAAAAGGTTTTGACGCCGACCTAACGATAATAGATCCGCGCGCTATTTACAGTGTGCCGGAAAAATTCTTTTCAAAATCCGCAAATTCCCCTTTCATCGGCCGGCGGCTTAAGGGCCGTGCCGAAGCCTGCATAGTGGCGGGCAAACTTGTGTTCTCCGGCGGCCGTGTTTTGAAGTAA
- a CDS encoding transposase translates to MPAPLRIAYPGAYYHVITRGNNKSELFLDTADRFEYLKLLNSRAAEFNVRIHAYTLMTNHVHLFVETRLANISDWMFRLTLDYTKYFNSKYSRTGHLFETRFKSRLVQKDRYFLALLRYIHLNPVKAGIAAKPEDYRWSSHRAYLIGGDGVVETPSEALALFSENYGSALNQYIEFINQNIPQKEWKALDKDRNGCLGDRLFRQSFSKR, encoded by the coding sequence ATGCCTGCGCCATTACGAATAGCTTATCCAGGGGCGTATTATCATGTAATAACCCGTGGAAATAATAAATCAGAACTGTTTTTGGACACAGCGGACAGGTTTGAATATCTTAAATTGCTGAATTCCAGGGCTGCGGAGTTTAATGTCAGGATACATGCTTATACTTTAATGACAAACCATGTGCATCTCTTCGTCGAAACACGGCTTGCTAATATCAGTGATTGGATGTTCAGACTGACACTGGACTACACCAAGTATTTCAATTCAAAATATTCGCGGACCGGACACTTGTTTGAGACGAGGTTTAAAAGCCGGCTGGTTCAAAAGGACAGGTATTTCCTCGCTCTGCTGCGCTATATACATTTAAACCCGGTTAAAGCCGGAATCGCTGCGAAACCTGAAGACTACCGATGGTCCAGTCACAGGGCATACCTTATCGGAGGCGATGGCGTGGTTGAGACCCCCTCTGAAGCCCTGGCTCTTTTCAGCGAAAATTACGGGAGCGCTTTAAATCAGTATATTGAGTTTATAAATCAGAATATCCCGCAAAAAGAATGGAAAGCCCTTGATAAGGACCGTAACGGTTGTTTGGGCGACCGATTATTTCGTCAGTCCTTTTCAAAAAGGTAG
- the mutL gene encoding DNA mismatch repair endonuclease MutL, giving the protein MSEIKVLTEEVVAKIAAGEVIERPASALKELIENSLDAGAAKIEIEIEKAGKKLIRVRDDGKGMDKEDLLLSLGRHATSKISSFEDLDKLKTFGFRGEALYSVFAVSKLSITSAKKGADFGCAVVGEGGKVTKEMPAPPVKGTTVEAAELFFNIPARAKFLKSDNTERGQLMKTVEEAALANLNTAFTLKLDGAEMFSLPVLPGGDMENLKHRAAVIFGKNVYGGLIVVESRRPGLAVYGLFSRPDALSATRFNQHFFVNKRPVVSTLLRQALYRGYEHMLAGKHPACALFLELDPSVFDANIHPQKKDVKFSNDNEIFKAVSGTIYSELLKKQTGEVRFSGDASKNTFSAPDLPSEVKVKAGAPPYGQGPAQTSVAAGGGDSLFEPQAVPGGASLTAETRPDWYAPPIVYLGQVAKSYLLFESAGGLLVVDQHAAQERVLFEKYLEEFSKGSIKVQPLILPVSVELSRSQLETILKWKDWLATAGFEIEQGGPGTALLRATPALFYFTPSAFNEFLGYLSEVLGDPSKSTEELKRNTIATMACKKSIKAHDYIKPQEALRLLEDLKSAKDSFHCPHGRPTLFYLSPSEIARRFGRSGAL; this is encoded by the coding sequence ATGTCCGAAATTAAAGTCCTTACTGAAGAAGTGGTGGCGAAGATCGCTGCCGGCGAGGTTATAGAGCGGCCCGCCTCGGCGCTTAAGGAACTGATCGAAAATTCCCTTGACGCCGGCGCGGCTAAAATTGAGATAGAAATAGAGAAAGCCGGCAAAAAGCTCATCCGTGTGCGCGACGACGGCAAGGGTATGGATAAAGAAGACCTGCTTCTCTCGCTCGGCCGCCATGCCACCAGCAAGATAAGCTCTTTTGAGGACTTGGACAAATTAAAAACTTTCGGCTTCCGGGGCGAGGCGCTGTATTCTGTTTTCGCCGTTTCAAAACTATCTATCACAAGCGCAAAAAAAGGCGCCGATTTCGGCTGCGCCGTGGTAGGGGAGGGCGGCAAGGTAACAAAAGAAATGCCCGCCCCCCCGGTTAAGGGCACCACTGTCGAAGCGGCCGAGCTTTTTTTTAATATCCCCGCGCGCGCCAAGTTCCTTAAAAGCGACAACACGGAACGCGGTCAGCTTATGAAGACGGTGGAAGAGGCGGCGCTGGCAAATTTAAACACCGCTTTTACACTTAAACTTGACGGGGCTGAAATGTTTTCTCTTCCGGTGCTTCCCGGCGGGGATATGGAGAACCTTAAGCACAGGGCGGCCGTCATTTTCGGAAAAAACGTTTACGGCGGGCTTATAGTCGTTGAAAGCCGCCGCCCGGGGCTTGCCGTTTACGGGCTTTTTTCAAGGCCGGACGCCTTAAGCGCCACGCGCTTCAACCAGCATTTTTTCGTGAACAAAAGGCCGGTGGTCTCAACACTCCTCAGGCAGGCGCTTTACCGCGGCTACGAGCATATGCTCGCCGGCAAACATCCCGCCTGCGCGCTTTTTCTTGAGCTTGACCCCTCCGTTTTTGACGCTAATATCCACCCGCAGAAAAAAGACGTCAAATTCTCGAACGATAATGAGATTTTCAAGGCCGTTTCGGGTACGATTTATTCCGAGCTTTTAAAAAAGCAGACAGGCGAGGTCCGCTTTTCAGGCGATGCCTCCAAAAACACTTTCAGCGCGCCGGATCTGCCCTCCGAAGTTAAGGTGAAAGCGGGTGCTCCCCCTTATGGACAAGGCCCCGCGCAAACATCCGTCGCCGCCGGAGGCGGAGATTCCCTTTTTGAACCGCAGGCCGTGCCTGGAGGCGCATCCCTTACCGCTGAAACGCGACCCGACTGGTATGCCCCGCCTATCGTCTATCTTGGCCAGGTGGCCAAAAGCTATCTGCTTTTTGAATCGGCCGGCGGCCTTCTTGTGGTCGACCAGCACGCGGCGCAGGAACGGGTGCTTTTCGAAAAATATCTTGAGGAATTTTCAAAAGGGTCGATAAAAGTTCAGCCGCTTATCCTGCCTGTCTCAGTTGAGCTCAGCCGTTCTCAGCTGGAAACCATTTTAAAGTGGAAAGACTGGCTTGCCACGGCTGGTTTTGAAATCGAGCAGGGTGGGCCGGGCACGGCGCTTTTGCGCGCTACTCCGGCGCTTTTTTATTTTACCCCGTCAGCGTTTAATGAATTCCTCGGCTATCTTTCCGAGGTTTTGGGCGACCCGTCAAAATCCACGGAGGAGCTTAAGAGGAATACTATAGCCACCATGGCCTGTAAAAAGTCAATAAAGGCGCACGATTACATAAAGCCGCAGGAGGCTCTGCGCCTGCTGGAAGACCTTAAAAGCGCCAAAGACAGCTTCCACTGCCCCCACGGCCGCCCCACTCTTTTTTATCTTTCCCCCTCGGAAATCGCCCGCCGCTTCGGTCGCTCAGGTGCTCTTTAG
- a CDS encoding nitroreductase family protein: MAMLKSPFLELVAKRRSIRKYKPLPVEREKLSLCLEAARLAPSACNAQPYRFIVVDEPELKGKVSKAAFSGIYSVCKFAAGAGALVFVVSERGKFSAWFGNRVQSTDFRLVDVGIAAEHFVLAAAEQGIGTCWLGWFNAKAAARALGLGPGKKVEIILSAGYPDEAPSQRQRKSMEDFSVFNGGC, encoded by the coding sequence ATGGCTATGCTCAAATCCCCGTTTTTAGAGCTTGTCGCAAAGCGGCGCAGCATAAGAAAGTATAAGCCCCTGCCGGTGGAAAGGGAAAAACTGTCGCTCTGCCTTGAGGCGGCGCGCCTGGCCCCGTCAGCCTGCAACGCCCAGCCTTACCGCTTTATAGTTGTGGACGAGCCTGAGCTGAAAGGAAAAGTTTCAAAAGCCGCTTTCTCAGGCATTTACTCCGTCTGCAAATTCGCCGCGGGGGCCGGCGCGCTGGTGTTCGTGGTCTCGGAGCGCGGGAAATTTAGCGCCTGGTTCGGCAATCGTGTGCAAAGCACGGATTTCCGGCTGGTGGATGTGGGCATAGCCGCCGAGCATTTTGTGCTGGCGGCCGCGGAGCAGGGCATCGGCACCTGCTGGCTCGGCTGGTTTAACGCTAAGGCGGCGGCGCGCGCCCTTGGCCTAGGGCCCGGCAAGAAGGTGGAAATAATACTGTCCGCGGGCTACCCGGACGAAGCTCCCTCCCAGCGGCAAAGAAAAAGCATGGAGGACTTTTCCGTGTTTAACGGCGGCTGCTGA
- a CDS encoding 3'-5' exonuclease: MGEFIAIDFETADYGPDSACSVGLVKVKNGKIAQRLYCLIRPPREEFLFTDIHGISWEDVENSPDFKGVWPKIADFISTAETLAAHNSGFDKRVLYACCAAAGVPKPPQPFVCTVQLARHVLKIRPATLSNVCLRLGIELNHHNALSDAEACAGIVLAASQNTAVARHQ; this comes from the coding sequence ATGGGTGAATTCATAGCTATAGATTTTGAAACAGCCGACTATGGGCCCGATTCCGCCTGCTCCGTGGGGCTTGTTAAAGTAAAGAACGGGAAAATAGCGCAAAGGCTGTATTGCCTCATCCGCCCGCCCAGAGAGGAGTTCCTTTTTACCGATATTCACGGCATTTCATGGGAGGATGTGGAAAATTCGCCCGATTTTAAAGGCGTCTGGCCAAAAATAGCGGACTTCATAAGCACAGCCGAAACACTCGCCGCTCACAACTCGGGGTTTGATAAAAGGGTTCTATACGCCTGCTGCGCCGCCGCCGGAGTGCCGAAACCGCCTCAGCCGTTCGTGTGCACTGTGCAGTTGGCGAGGCATGTTTTAAAGATCCGCCCGGCAACCCTCTCCAATGTCTGCCTGCGTCTTGGCATAGAACTCAACCATCACAACGCACTCTCCGACGCCGAGGCCTGCGCCGGAATAGTCCTTGCCGCCAGTCAGAATACAGCAGTTGCAAGGCACCAGTGA
- a CDS encoding pseudouridine synthase, whose amino-acid sequence MLSKLGFCSRKQAVEYVRDGRVTLNGRVTTNPGQPATAKDKILVDGKPPARREKICLLFNKPAGCVTTRSDELGRKTVYDYLGGALSWVFPVGRLDLESEGLLVFTNDTDLGNRLTDPRYKIPRTYQVTIDGILSQHDIEKIIHGGIDIGRGEFTGPANIFPLKQEGGAQTLEITIAEGKNREIRRMFEALGRRTLKLVRTRFGPFELGNIPSGSWRAVPIPKQQE is encoded by the coding sequence ATGCTTTCGAAACTGGGGTTCTGCTCTCGGAAACAGGCCGTTGAGTATGTTCGCGACGGCAGAGTAACCCTTAACGGGCGGGTAACCACCAATCCCGGACAGCCCGCCACGGCCAAAGACAAAATACTGGTGGATGGCAAACCTCCCGCGCGTCGGGAAAAGATCTGCCTCCTTTTTAACAAGCCGGCCGGCTGCGTCACCACAAGAAGCGACGAACTGGGGCGGAAAACGGTGTATGATTATCTGGGCGGCGCGCTAAGCTGGGTCTTTCCGGTAGGCCGCCTGGACCTGGAATCGGAAGGGCTTCTGGTGTTCACGAACGACACCGATCTCGGTAACCGGCTGACCGATCCGCGCTACAAGATCCCCCGCACTTATCAGGTTACCATAGACGGGATACTGTCGCAGCACGATATCGAAAAAATAATTCACGGCGGAATAGACATCGGCAGGGGCGAGTTTACCGGTCCCGCGAATATTTTCCCCCTTAAACAGGAAGGCGGCGCTCAGACTCTGGAGATTACTATTGCCGAAGGTAAAAATCGCGAGATACGAAGGATGTTTGAGGCGTTGGGAAGGCGGACGCTGAAACTTGTCAGAACCCGTTTCGGCCCGTTTGAGCTTGGCAATATCCCGTCAGGAAGTTGGCGCGCGGTCCCTATTCCGAAACAGCAAGAATAA